A region of Modestobacter marinus DNA encodes the following proteins:
- a CDS encoding glycoside hydrolase family 78 protein, translating into MSDLTVLPVTVEHHREPLGIGEPAPRLSWVARTDVDGWRQTAYELEIEPADGPAWSSGRVDSDGSVLVPWGAPPLASRERRAVRVRVWGEGVGEPSAWSEDVVVEAGLLDPADWTATLVRPVLPADAGDEPAALLRREFVLDRPVVRARLYATAQGVYEAELNGAVVGDEVLAPGWTSYTHRLRYQTHDVTGLVHEGANAFGVHLADGWYTGFLGFTGKRDWYGDRTGAFAQLEVEHPDGSRTVVSTDDTWRSAPSPLTRAGLYNGETFDARRELPGWSQPAFDDSGWTPVEPGTLEVTTLVAPTGPPVRRTEILPVREISTSPSGRTLVDFGQNLVGRLRLSLPDAPAGTEVTVRHAEVLEHGELGTRPLRAADATEVIVLDGAGPRTWEPRFTFHGFRYAEVSGWPGELTADSLEAVVLHTDLRRTGTFSCSDADVTRLHENVVWGMRGNFLDVPTDCPQRDERLGWTGDLQVFAPTASFLYDTTGMLRSWLADLAAEQLTDHDGIVPMYVPYIPMLPIPLQADVGWGDAAVVVPWVLYQRTGDAGLLADQWESMTRWVEVFAARAGDGLDFPEGGFSFGDWLDTAAPPDNPAAARTAWQCVATAYLARSARTLAQAAEVLGRDGARFADLAERAAARFRAEYVTPTGRVAYPSQTAYALALEFDLLLPEQREHTGRLLAEQVLKDGFHIASGFLGTPLVTDALTNAGELATAYELLLQRENPSWLYPVTMGATTIWERWDSMLPDGTINPGDMTSFNHYALGAVADWLHRTVAGLAPAAPGYRRIRVAPRPGPGITSAAATHETPYGTASVSWTVDGAAFALQVVVPPNTTAEIALPDGSEPVEVGSGRHSFTRDVVVPPPVEKPALFFDAEAHQ; encoded by the coding sequence ATGAGCGACCTGACCGTCCTGCCCGTCACCGTCGAGCACCACCGGGAGCCGCTCGGCATCGGGGAGCCGGCGCCGCGGCTGTCCTGGGTCGCGCGCACCGACGTCGACGGCTGGCGGCAGACCGCCTACGAGCTGGAGATCGAGCCCGCGGACGGCCCGGCGTGGTCCTCGGGCCGGGTCGACTCCGACGGGTCGGTCCTCGTGCCCTGGGGCGCACCCCCGCTGGCCAGTCGTGAGCGGCGCGCGGTCCGGGTCCGGGTGTGGGGCGAGGGGGTGGGTGAGCCGTCGGCCTGGAGCGAGGACGTCGTCGTCGAGGCCGGGCTGCTCGACCCGGCCGACTGGACGGCGACCCTCGTCCGGCCCGTGCTCCCCGCGGACGCCGGCGACGAGCCGGCGGCGCTGCTCCGCCGTGAGTTCGTGCTCGACCGGCCGGTGGTCCGGGCCCGGTTGTACGCCACCGCGCAGGGCGTCTACGAGGCCGAGCTGAACGGTGCGGTCGTCGGCGACGAGGTGCTGGCGCCGGGCTGGACCAGCTACACCCACCGGCTGCGCTACCAGACCCACGACGTGACAGGCCTGGTGCACGAGGGCGCCAACGCGTTCGGCGTCCACCTCGCCGACGGCTGGTACACCGGCTTCCTCGGCTTCACCGGCAAGCGCGACTGGTACGGCGACCGCACCGGCGCCTTCGCCCAGCTGGAGGTCGAGCACCCGGACGGCAGCCGCACGGTGGTCAGCACCGACGACACGTGGCGGTCGGCGCCGAGCCCGCTGACCCGGGCGGGGCTCTACAACGGCGAGACGTTCGACGCCCGGCGGGAGCTGCCCGGGTGGTCGCAGCCGGCCTTCGACGACAGCGGCTGGACACCGGTGGAGCCCGGGACCCTGGAGGTGACCACCCTCGTCGCCCCGACCGGGCCGCCGGTGCGCCGCACCGAGATCCTGCCGGTGCGCGAGATCAGCACCTCCCCGTCGGGGAGGACGCTGGTCGACTTCGGGCAGAACCTGGTCGGCCGCCTGCGGCTCTCGCTGCCGGACGCACCGGCGGGCACCGAGGTCACCGTCCGGCACGCCGAGGTGCTCGAGCACGGCGAGCTGGGCACCCGCCCGCTGCGCGCCGCCGACGCGACCGAGGTCATCGTCCTGGACGGCGCGGGGCCCCGTACCTGGGAGCCGCGGTTCACCTTCCACGGCTTCCGGTACGCCGAGGTCAGCGGCTGGCCCGGGGAGCTGACCGCCGACTCGCTGGAGGCGGTGGTCCTGCACACCGACCTGCGCCGCACCGGCACGTTCAGCTGCTCCGACGCCGACGTCACCCGGCTGCACGAGAACGTGGTGTGGGGGATGCGCGGCAACTTCCTCGACGTCCCGACCGACTGCCCGCAGCGCGACGAGCGGCTGGGCTGGACCGGTGACCTCCAGGTCTTCGCCCCGACCGCATCGTTCCTGTACGACACCACCGGCATGCTGCGGTCCTGGCTGGCCGACCTGGCCGCCGAGCAGCTGACCGACCACGACGGCATCGTGCCGATGTACGTGCCCTACATCCCGATGCTGCCCATCCCGCTGCAGGCCGACGTCGGCTGGGGCGACGCCGCCGTCGTCGTCCCGTGGGTGCTGTACCAGCGCACCGGGGACGCCGGACTGCTCGCCGACCAGTGGGAGTCGATGACCCGCTGGGTCGAGGTCTTCGCCGCCCGGGCCGGGGACGGGCTGGACTTCCCGGAGGGCGGGTTCTCCTTCGGCGACTGGCTGGACACCGCAGCGCCGCCGGACAACCCGGCGGCGGCGCGCACGGCCTGGCAGTGCGTGGCCACCGCCTACCTGGCCCGCTCGGCGCGCACCCTGGCGCAGGCGGCGGAGGTGCTCGGCCGCGACGGCGCCCGCTTCGCCGACCTGGCCGAACGGGCCGCCGCCCGGTTCCGGGCCGAGTACGTGACCCCCACCGGGCGGGTGGCCTACCCGTCGCAGACGGCCTACGCCCTGGCGCTGGAGTTCGACCTGCTGCTGCCGGAGCAGCGCGAGCACACCGGCCGGTTGCTGGCCGAGCAGGTGCTGAAGGACGGCTTCCACATCGCCAGCGGCTTCCTCGGCACGCCGCTGGTCACCGATGCGCTGACGAACGCCGGTGAGCTGGCCACCGCCTACGAGCTGCTGCTGCAGCGGGAGAACCCGTCGTGGCTGTACCCGGTGACGATGGGGGCGACGACGATCTGGGAGCGCTGGGACTCCATGCTCCCCGACGGGACCATCAACCCCGGCGACATGACGTCGTTCAACCACTACGCCCTCGGCGCCGTCGCCGACTGGCTGCACCGCACGGTCGCCGGCCTCGCCCCCGCCGCACCCGGGTACCGCCGGATCCGGGTCGCCCCACGGCCGGGCCCGGGGATCACCTCGGCCGCCGCGACGCACGAGACGCCGTACGGGACGGCGTCGGTCTCCTGGACCGTGGACGGCGCGGCCTTCGCACTGCAGGTGGTGGTCCCGCCGAACACGACGGCGGAGATCGCGCTGCCCGACGGCAGCGAGCCGGTCGAGGTCGGCTCCGGACGGCACTCCTTCACCCGGGACGTCGTCGTGCCGCCGCCGGTGGAGAAGCCCGCGCTGTTCTTCGACGCGGAAGCCCACCAGTGA
- a CDS encoding glycoside hydrolase family 43 protein: protein MTPTPVVPGFHPDPSICQVGDTYWMVVSSFEYAPGVPLFRSTDLLSWEQVGHVLARPSQLDVSAAPGSGGITAPTLRHHDGRFWMITTNLADGGWQTLVTAEDPLGEWSEPVRLPEVRGIDPDLAWDDDGALLVTYAGFGAGGPAGLVQQAVDPVTGAALTERQHVWQGTGGRFPEGPHLYRVGAHWYLLIAEGGTERGHAVTIARGPSPQGPWEACPDNPLLTHRGVEHPVQNTGHADLVQRTDGSWAIVFHGVRPRGASPQFHVLGRETFAAEVEWVDGWPQLGEWLTPPAGPVEVEELAGGELPASWVSPRRFPGDVLTRGEGGWRLTAVDADPASDDAGFAGRRQEHLYCRARAVVAAHGDGVGGLSVRMDPRHRLELQAAGDVVRAVAQVGPLRSLLGEAAVPAGDVVLEVRAVPSEGHFSSTALSPDQLVAGVVDADGGFTELGRIDGRYLSTEVAGGMTGRMLGVWCSSGSVVVRSFHYAGSDEPGELP, encoded by the coding sequence GTGACCCCGACCCCCGTCGTCCCCGGGTTCCACCCGGACCCGAGCATCTGCCAGGTGGGCGACACCTACTGGATGGTCGTCTCCAGCTTCGAGTACGCCCCCGGCGTGCCGCTGTTCCGCTCGACCGACCTGCTCTCCTGGGAGCAGGTCGGCCACGTGCTGGCCCGCCCGTCGCAGCTGGACGTCTCCGCCGCACCCGGCTCCGGCGGCATCACGGCACCGACGCTGCGCCACCACGACGGCCGGTTCTGGATGATCACCACCAACCTCGCCGACGGCGGCTGGCAGACCCTCGTCACCGCCGAGGACCCGCTGGGGGAGTGGTCCGAGCCGGTCCGGCTGCCCGAGGTCCGCGGCATCGACCCCGACCTCGCCTGGGACGACGACGGCGCGCTGCTGGTCACCTACGCCGGCTTCGGCGCCGGCGGCCCGGCCGGGCTGGTCCAGCAGGCGGTCGACCCGGTGACCGGTGCCGCGCTCACCGAGCGGCAGCACGTGTGGCAGGGCACCGGCGGCCGGTTCCCGGAGGGCCCGCACCTGTACCGGGTCGGCGCGCACTGGTACCTGCTGATCGCCGAGGGCGGCACCGAGCGCGGCCACGCGGTGACCATCGCACGCGGGCCGTCGCCGCAGGGGCCGTGGGAGGCCTGCCCGGACAACCCGCTGCTCACCCACCGCGGGGTCGAGCACCCGGTGCAGAACACCGGGCACGCGGACCTGGTGCAGCGGACCGACGGCAGCTGGGCGATCGTCTTCCACGGCGTCCGCCCGCGCGGCGCGAGCCCGCAGTTCCACGTGCTGGGCCGGGAGACCTTCGCCGCCGAGGTGGAGTGGGTCGACGGCTGGCCGCAGCTGGGGGAGTGGCTGACCCCGCCCGCCGGGCCGGTCGAGGTCGAGGAGCTGGCCGGCGGCGAGCTGCCGGCCTCCTGGGTCTCGCCGCGCCGTTTCCCCGGCGACGTCCTCACCCGGGGCGAGGGCGGCTGGCGGCTCACCGCCGTGGACGCCGACCCGGCCTCGGACGACGCTGGCTTCGCCGGCCGCCGGCAGGAGCACCTGTACTGCCGGGCCCGCGCGGTCGTGGCGGCGCACGGCGACGGGGTCGGGGGCCTGTCGGTGCGGATGGACCCCCGGCACCGCCTCGAGCTCCAGGCCGCCGGGGACGTGGTGCGAGCGGTCGCGCAGGTCGGCCCGCTGCGGTCGCTGCTGGGCGAGGCCGCCGTCCCGGCCGGGGACGTCGTGCTCGAGGTGCGGGCCGTCCCGTCGGAGGGCCACTTCTCCTCCACCGCGCTCAGCCCGGACCAGCTGGTCGCCGGGGTCGTGGACGCCGACGGCGGCTTCACCGAGCTCGGCCGGATCGACGGCCGCTACCTCTCCACCGAGGTCGCCGGCGGCATGACCGGCCGGATGCTCGGCGTCTGGTGCTCCAGCGGCTCGGTCGTCGTCCGCTCCTTCCACTACGCCGGCAGTGACGAGCCGGGGGAGCTGCCGTGA
- a CDS encoding nucleoside hydrolase: MTGSLRITERCRVVVDNDWAGDPDGLVALAHHLLSAANRVVAVTSSHLSPVFGPPAGGAAAGTALAQQLVDLVDGPHRPVVASGCDVPIDGGDTRSGAADVIVAEARREDPLPLFLVCAGPLTNVAQALRQAPEIAQRLTLVWVGGALDGGAFEYNRETDAQAAREVLACRDLAISQFPLETYRRCTYSVAELEQDLGGSGRVGAWLWQRYVELPVPDFLPQPETWPLGDSPPVLVTALDDAACSWTESLVAPGGAVRRVCTDVDTRLLVADLLARLRRHERRQGS; the protein is encoded by the coding sequence GTGACCGGGTCCCTGCGCATCACCGAGCGGTGCCGCGTCGTCGTCGACAACGACTGGGCCGGTGACCCCGACGGGCTCGTCGCCCTCGCCCACCACCTGCTCAGCGCCGCCAACCGGGTGGTCGCGGTGACCAGCTCGCACCTGAGCCCGGTGTTCGGCCCGCCCGCGGGCGGGGCGGCCGCCGGGACGGCCCTCGCCCAGCAGCTGGTCGACCTGGTGGACGGGCCGCACCGGCCGGTCGTGGCCAGCGGGTGCGACGTGCCGATCGACGGCGGCGACACCCGTTCCGGGGCCGCCGACGTCATCGTGGCGGAGGCCCGGCGGGAGGACCCGCTGCCGCTGTTCCTGGTCTGCGCCGGCCCGCTGACGAACGTGGCCCAGGCGCTGCGGCAGGCGCCGGAGATCGCCCAGCGGCTCACCCTGGTCTGGGTCGGCGGGGCGCTCGACGGCGGGGCCTTCGAGTACAACCGGGAGACCGACGCGCAGGCCGCGCGCGAGGTGCTGGCCTGCCGGGACCTGGCCATCTCGCAGTTCCCGCTGGAGACCTACCGCCGCTGCACGTACTCCGTCGCCGAGCTGGAGCAGGACCTGGGCGGCTCGGGCCGGGTGGGCGCCTGGCTGTGGCAGCGCTACGTCGAGCTGCCGGTCCCCGACTTCCTCCCGCAGCCGGAGACCTGGCCGCTCGGCGACAGCCCGCCGGTCCTGGTCACCGCGCTCGACGACGCTGCCTGCTCGTGGACGGAGTCCCTCGTGGCGCCGGGTGGTGCGGTCCGCCGGGTCTGCACCGACGTGGACACCCGCCTGCTCGTCGCCGACCTGCTGGCCCGGCTCCGGCGGCACGAACGCCGGCAGGGGAGCTGA
- a CDS encoding SDR family NAD(P)-dependent oxidoreductase, whose protein sequence is MGTRLAGKTALVTGAAAGIGRAVADRFAAEGARVAYADRDADGAVAAAGASGGRAVPMDVADEDSVAGGFAALAADGWVPDVVVVNAGVQLFGQDAEIADLDLDVWRRTHEVNLTGAFLTVKHAVRGMLTVGGGSIVLTGSPTAVRGEGAEFTAYASSKAGMHGLGRTVAAAYARRGIRVNTVVPPYTETGLVSTLTADPVARAAIVGRIPMGRAGTTDDLEGVMVFLASDESVFATGATFAVDGGMTTL, encoded by the coding sequence ATGGGCACGCGACTGGCAGGTAAGACGGCATTGGTCACCGGGGCCGCGGCCGGCATCGGGCGGGCAGTGGCCGACCGGTTTGCCGCCGAGGGGGCGCGGGTGGCCTACGCCGACCGGGACGCCGACGGTGCCGTGGCAGCCGCCGGGGCGTCGGGCGGGCGGGCGGTGCCGATGGACGTCGCCGACGAGGACAGCGTCGCGGGTGGGTTCGCCGCGCTGGCAGCGGACGGCTGGGTCCCCGACGTGGTGGTCGTCAACGCCGGCGTGCAGCTGTTCGGCCAGGACGCCGAGATCGCCGACCTGGACCTCGACGTCTGGCGCCGCACCCACGAGGTGAACCTGACCGGCGCGTTCCTGACGGTGAAGCACGCCGTTCGGGGGATGCTCACCGTCGGCGGCGGGTCGATCGTGCTCACCGGGAGTCCGACCGCCGTCCGCGGTGAGGGCGCGGAGTTCACCGCCTACGCCTCGTCCAAGGCCGGGATGCACGGGCTCGGCCGCACGGTCGCCGCCGCCTACGCCCGCCGGGGCATTCGGGTGAACACCGTCGTGCCGCCCTACACCGAGACGGGTCTGGTCAGCACCCTCACCGCCGACCCCGTCGCGCGGGCCGCGATCGTCGGCCGGATCCCGATGGGCCGGGCCGGCACGACGGACGACCTCGAGGGCGTCATGGTGTTCCTCGCCAGCGACGAGTCAGTGTTCGCCACCGGCGCGACCTTCGCGGTCGACGGCGGGATGACCACGCTTTGA